AAATCGACGGAAAAATGAGAAATCACTGGCTAAACGCCATGTTATCTGCTATGGACCAATTAGATTTAGAGCCCAATGTGAAAGAATTGATGATGGGATATTTTATTAAAGTGGCAAACCATATGGTGAACCATGAATAAAATTCTAAGTAGAGCATATTCAATTTATGCAGGGCTTTTATTTGTAATTAGCTTTCTGCTCATATTCCCCTTCATTCTATTATGTATCTGGATTCCAGGTTTTAAAAAGTTTGGGAGAAAAATCAATCGGTATTGGGCAAGAGTTTATTTTACTCTCATCTTTCTTCCTGTAAAGATCGAGGATCACGCTAAGCCTAAAAAAAACGAATCCTACATTTATTTAGCCAACCATTTTAGCTATTTGGATATTCCTATGATGGGTTTTATTCCCGGGGACGTTCAGTTTGTAGGTAAGGCTTCTATACGCAAGGCGCCACTTTTTGGCTATTATTTCAAGCAATTACATATTGCTGTGGATAGAGAGAGATTGAAAAGTAGAGCTGAAACAATGAAACAATCTCTTCAGGCGTTAGAAAATGGATCTGGGCTTGTGATTTTTCCCGAAGGTGGAATCTTCACGAAAAACCCACCAAAGATGATTCCATTTAAAAATGGCGCATTTAAGCTTTCTATTTCCAAACAAATCCCAATTATACCTGTCACTTTAGCTCATAATCACCTAATTTTGCCAGACGACGGACGATTACTCCTTCATTGGAGGCCGGCAAAAATGGTGTTTCATGAGCCGATCATTCCCTCGGATGAGGATACAGAAGTAAGTCTCAAAAATAAATGTTTTGAGACCATCCAAAATCAATTGGACCTAGAAGCCAAAAATTATGAAAATCGATAAAGCTACAATCAAGAAAATAGCACACTTAGCCAGACTTGAATTTGATGAAAATAGCGCTGAGAAGATGTCCAAAGATATGAGTCAAATTTTGGACTGGGTGGAGCAATTAAGTGAAGTAGACACTGAAAATGTGGAACCTCTGACTACTATGTCATCAGAAGTGAATGACATGAGAGAAGATAAAATAGGTCATCATATTTCTCATGAAGCAGGTCTTAAGAATGCCCCTAAAAAAGACGCAGAATACTTCCGCGTGCCGAAGGTTTTAGAATAATGAAAAACGAAAAGAATCAATCAAAATTTTCTTTCCCTGTAATAGCTGCCCTCCTACTGATCATAGCCGGAGGGCTTTTTGCGCTTTACTATTTGTTGATTAACCCGGTTCCATACCGAATTATTCAGAGTGCTACTTTTTTGGACCGGGTTCCGATTCTTTTTGACTGGGTACAGATTGGCCCCATTTCATTTCCTATCAATGTGGATAATTTCTTGATTTTTCAAGAATTCAGGACGCTACCCAGCCGGATGCTGATTCAGGAATCCTACATCTTTGGGGGAATTGTCTTTTTGATTTCTGTTTCCTTCCTTTCAGTACTTTCGGAATTTAAAAAACTACCAATTGTCGCGGGAGGAATTGGCTGGATTATACTTTTGACTGTCAGCAATTTCAATGGACTTAACATCGGTGGACCCAGCGCCAATTATCCATTGCTAATACTCTTGGCAGGTTCACTGCTACCTGTGATTATCTTTCATATTTATGGGCAAAGCCTCGCAATTTGGAAAAAGTGGATAGCAACTGCTATAAGCTTGGCAATTTCCATCATCCTATTGACCCAGTTAAGTCCGATAAATACACCATTGCTATTCCTTTCAGAGCATGCTACTTTATTAGCGATAGGCTTCGCTATCGCCTGGTTTTGCTGGAATGGGCATGGAATGATTTCTGGTCTTTACATTCTATTAGCAAAACAAAACAAAGGTATTGGAATGAAGATTTCCTGGCAAATGGCAGTGATTTCCTTGTTCTATGTTGGCCTTTTGTTCGTCCTTTTTATGGAAGTAAGAGGAGATCTTTACATTCCATTCTTCGGATTTTCCCCTTTATTGTTGATAGTACCAATAGGAATTCTAGGTTGGCTTTCTATAAAAAGTAAAACTGAGCAAATACCAAATTTGGCTGCTTCGCCAAGGCTCTTAAAGGCGCTTCACCTTTTGGGGTTTGGCATAGTCTTTTGGCTTATCTGGAAATTAATAATTACTGGAAATCAACCGGCTCTTGAGCTTCTAAAACATAGCTTTTTATATACTCAGATTGGTTTTTCTATATTTTTCATTGTCTACCTTTTCAGCAATTTCCTATCTATCATGGATTCTGGAAAAGAGATAGATCAAATTTTATATAAGCCTTATTCCCTACCATATTACCATTTGAGAATAGGTGGATTGATGGCGATAATGGTGTTGACGATTTA
Above is a window of Algoriphagus machipongonensis DNA encoding:
- a CDS encoding lysophospholipid acyltransferase family protein, translated to MNKILSRAYSIYAGLLFVISFLLIFPFILLCIWIPGFKKFGRKINRYWARVYFTLIFLPVKIEDHAKPKKNESYIYLANHFSYLDIPMMGFIPGDVQFVGKASIRKAPLFGYYFKQLHIAVDRERLKSRAETMKQSLQALENGSGLVIFPEGGIFTKNPPKMIPFKNGAFKLSISKQIPIIPVTLAHNHLILPDDGRLLLHWRPAKMVFHEPIIPSDEDTEVSLKNKCFETIQNQLDLEAKNYENR
- the gatC gene encoding Asp-tRNA(Asn)/Glu-tRNA(Gln) amidotransferase subunit GatC, giving the protein MKIDKATIKKIAHLARLEFDENSAEKMSKDMSQILDWVEQLSEVDTENVEPLTTMSSEVNDMREDKIGHHISHEAGLKNAPKKDAEYFRVPKVLE